ATCGTACGGATATGTTGTGTAATCGTATGTTTATCATCCATAAATTGAAACCGCCCACCTTGACTGAGTTTCACGCGTTCAGCTGTAGCGGCTTGCAACGCATCAACAGGCGTATCAAATACATAATATGCTGCATAAATACTATTGTTCGGCGTATACGTTTGAAAATCTTCATGAAAATACGGTGCCGCTTCGTATGGCAAATAAAGTGCGACGTAATACCCTTGCTGTTGATATTGTGCCGCCGCTTCAATGATTTGACCGACTTCTTTCAATGCTCGTGCAACGCCTGTATGGAGCGGTTCTTCAAAATGATATTGATATGTCGTGGTCGTATTTGGATCGTTATAATATTTATAATTAAACTTCACAACCATGGCTGACCTCCGCTTTTCTCAAAAAGTTTCGTATTTGTTCGTGACCGTATTCAGACAAAATTGATTCGGGATGGTATTGAACCCCGTCTATCGGTCGTGACATGTGACGCACCGCCATCACGATGCCTTGTTCATTTTGTGCTGACACAACGAGCGGTTTCGCAATCGTCATAGGATCGGCCATTAACGAATGATAACGCATCACTTCAAACTGCGCAGGTAACCCTTGAAACAACTGTGACTGGTCATGGCTGATGCGCGTCGTATGCCCATGGACAGGTCGTGGCGCGTGTATAATTTTACCACCATAATACGTCACTAATAGTTGAAAACCTAAACAAACGCCTAAAATCGGTGTCGTATGTTCAAATGCTTTCACGACTTCAAATAGGATAGGATAATCTTCTGGCGCACCAGGTCCAGGCGAAATAATGAGTGCTGTCG
Above is a genomic segment from Staphylococcus delphini containing:
- a CDS encoding anthranilate synthase component II codes for the protein MIVMIDNKDSFTYNIVDYVEYEHQQPVTVIDVDAVSIATLKEMQPTALIISPGPGAPEDYPILFEVVKAFEHTTPILGVCLGFQLLVTYYGGKIIHAPRPVHGHTTRISHDQSQLFQGLPAQFEVMRYHSLMADPMTIAKPLVVSAQNEQGIVMAVRHMSRPIDGVQYHPESILSEYGHEQIRNFLRKAEVSHGCEV